The Syngnathus typhle isolate RoL2023-S1 ecotype Sweden linkage group LG14, RoL_Styp_1.0, whole genome shotgun sequence genome segment ttctagcattagaattaaaaagtttaaaaagtcaccCCTTAACTCATCTGGGAGTTAATTtagaaaatgtaaacattttaaaagttaaaaactttaaaagtcCATTCCTGaagtcatctttaaaatttgacgTTAGAACGAATAAAAcgcaaaaagttaaaaagtcgccTCTTAGATCATCCGTGAGTTCATTTACAAAAGTTAAAcatattaaaagttaaaaagtttgaaagttaaatatttaaatagttcaaatttctaaaagtttaaaatttaaatcaagttgagttaagggaggactttttaaaattttaaaagccTTCCCTTTGATGGACGATGAGATGGACTCTTCCATCCATCCCGCAGACGAGTAGACTAGCAGTTATTTCCGCAAGTCTTATTTAGGTGTCAACGGCCGTGCCGTCCCCTCGCCACCCTCAGAGGGTCTTTTGCCCAGCAGCTGCCCATACTGCCACATGCATGGGCGGCCCAAGAAGGTGCAGCTTCCCAGCTGGTTGagcgccttcccttaactcaacttgatTTACATCCACAGACACGAGTTCAGCGTAAAATATAAAGCGCATCACTATTCACATTGGTCGttagtatttttttctatataatTGTGAGGTTTCTGCCCAACGCCAACATTACATTTGCCTTTCTGAGCCACCTACGCCTCCGATACCATCTCATCTCAATTCAACAAATCGCCCACCGCGCACCGCCACTTACGCCATCTGATTTCCGTCCTTGTTAATTTCCCAAATGCTGAAATACACAATTTAgatttgacttacctttcagtattcaagacacagaaaacaggattatgatagctgtagtacgtttgcaggacacctgaataaagagcacactgaggtcgagagacaaaaattaggtcgatcaatgtgtttttgtcagtggtagcagtggttatgagctGCGTGTAaccctttgagcaaaacaattcAAGGACGGGCTTGTACGAGGCGGAGAGCGCATCTTCGTTAAAATcgccacataccaagatctggtGATGGTCCATGACTTCAAGATAACGCAACaggtttcccaagcttggcagaaatgcGCGCAGACTGTGCCcgggaggcctgtaaacggcagcgaTCAACAAATTGATGGGAGCTTCCAGTTTCACCGCAACAAATTCAAtatcggtcacaccctgtacgtatttcttttcctgggccgcgatgtgacttttgacacaaatacctacgccgccaccgagTTTTGTCGCCAAGTCGGGACAGGTTGTATAAGAATCACTTCGATTCCTGTGAAACATGGtatagccttccaagcaggcggCCGCAGATCCTCGGAGGTGCGTTTCTGTgaggcacaaaacatcagcaaaacgcAGTTCGTGGTGACACGCGATAtcctgcacgtgacaagacagcccttcggtgttatgatggacgacgatCAGGTCCTTTGCTTTATCCACCCTCGGCATCACGTGAAACAGGGGCATCACGccgtccaaagaatcctctgtcatctcagcaagagcagcagtgatttccgGATTTGCATGAatttttctctcatccatatgcagaatatgaagaccgctgagcgaagtcactctactcagagctacgtagcccatgccgtgttcgaaaacgcctttcagcgaaaccgCGGCCTCagatgttgtcatgccttgtaccttatgGATCGTGCAAGCAAAAGCAAGCTTAACGGGAAACTGCCGGCGCACCACTCCGGTATTCTGCATcctctcctcctgtctgtcaatgaaCACAGAATTCTCAGCACTTCTCGTCTTAGCGACACAATCTAGCTCCAGCCCGAGTTTCTGTACACGCGCTTCGTTTGGGTAATTCACCAATTGCACAACTTTTGCAAatgtcccgttgcacagacctgcttgaacatcaatatTGCGTGTGATCATGACGCGGGCGCCGACGGCGACTTTGATCGAGTCGGGCAACCCGTTCTTAGGTCCTCGGACAGGGgtcgcttgccttgccattctgccggtttttttgtctttcttgtagtcatcggcGTCGATTTGCACGacgtccttatgaagcagattcaGCATCGCGGAATTATGGCCGTCTACCtgcttattggtggcaaaaatatGCAGAATATTCTTTGGACACGTTACTGGAGAAGCGTACCTCGTAGCAAGCAGAGATGCGTCCGGTTCCGACAGTTCGCGAGACctgtctttgacgcggagtctgtTCAGCACTTCGGCAAAGGCGGCATCatttttctgcctcatgatgtccgtgagcgtgatctttttgaagttgtcgcgccagtggtccagccgagtaggatcgtacacgcacaaagGTTTGGATTGTCTCacaggagggagctgaaagaaatctccgacAGCAAGCACAGACATACCGCCAAAAGGTAAAtcgattcctttgatttgtttcaatctgGTACTCACGTAGGCAAAAAGGTCTtttgacaccatggaaatctcgtcgataATGAGTATTTCAGCGATCGAAAGCtccgctctgacttcgtccagtttgttGCCCAGGCCTTGATACGGGGgtctgagacttctcggcagtttgaggagAGAATGCAAAGTGGTCCCTGAAATGTTAAATGCCGCCGTACccgtgaaggctgcgagaacaacagtctgtttgcaaatgtccgcttcctcagccagtcgtggtagtctgagCAGTATTTTCGTGGCCTCCGCGTGGATGcatttgatcagatgcgatttgccggtcccggcgccaccgttgacatAGTAGAAAAACTGCTCGATCGGCTTCGAGCTACAAACACGTTTCACGCACCAATCTCGGACCTTGTAGAACACAGACGCTTGTTTTCGGTTCAGGTTTCGATACATACTGCGTAACACcgtgggatcgatggcagcaggttCAGCCACAATAGCCGTTTCTCTCGTCGCCGATCTCACGTTATAGTCGGGgacgttttcctccgcgttcTCAGTCGGGTCGTCTCTCGCGTtgatttcctcaatgcattcgagtctttgcagctcactctcgggagccaggtggcaccattcgttcaCATTGAGCCCGCTTTCCTCCAACTCTCTGATGGCATCTTCAATGTCTCCACTGTGTCCCTCGTACGTTTTTCTGTTCCTCTTGACGATTTCAGACACGCGCTCCACATGGTCGgcgtacggtaactgtacacaggcatgcTCGTGGAACAACTGTGAGGTGGGAAAGCGTTCAGATTTCaactggcaatcagcacgatgaggcaggtacagcttgagcaaggtgcggtgatattcctctggattcttttgttctgagaatttacaatatttgatgaccgcaggtttttctgttcttttttgtaCAAACCCCATATCGTTCAGCAGACGCAAAACGTTTTTACCTTTGACTTGTTTAccgtaaacaattctgcaccttGATgcgaaatcagccaagcacatgacttcaaattcctccgtTTGAGGTCTGCATTTATACTTGTCCGGCagcccagtcatccacacttcgtgCGAGTCCTGGGTTTTGCCCTCAagcagcgagagaggataactcattttcagcgcattgtcactcgtttgtacaaataccaccatgcgggaggactgtttcatatgcaggcCGCATGCGCGCGccacacactcctgagcactcacttccctcttcttggagtacgcttgcataatttgtttcatttcgtcGTTCTCGTTGACATTTTCGTTGCGGGAGttctcaatgaccgatttcaggtattggctcagaccgtgttccgctttgctgatgtagctgcagatgtacgcGATGCAAgaataggcattcaggatgtattgaatGTCCagatttccatcccaggcaagaagcaaatggcggttgtagtagttgacccagcagtctttgggttctcgcttaagcacgacagaactcgacgaggccgtcaggtgcaaacagttcacaaagtcgtcaccggtgagctcgcatttagccagcagctgaggcaaagtcatggatgaagtttcaggctcattcaggagatttagcacgggaacaagcttggcgttGGCCGCCGAGCGATTCTCCGCGTgtcgatctcgattgtcgtcgtctacgggcgcaggtctgatgaTCATCGTTTCgtggcacggttgtttggggaatccaaaacgGCAATTTGCACCCTGGTGTTTGACACA includes the following:
- the LOC133167245 gene encoding uncharacterized protein LOC133167245, encoding MAQYQVMPPEKFTFKAEDWPKWIKRFERFRIASGLETQAEENQVNALIYSMGEEAEDILVSLHLTPEQMSQQRAIRGNVVCVPSEVQETVDALPRIRSKSQMLRVKLKRRLCYKGHQFFQTVTWSKLMSALIKLKQIHPQYRSITIRDDPDLCDPTLTDDESGSDEAEMSDIEYNEEALEEMYRFETEALREMNGESQNVNQQQGNLEDGDQPSGGVILESCLQPSDVSEEIMSFTEGIYSVAPAERNNPVSFFKTPKLEAMAFPVQFPSGQNTLDEERPIKLTPSKYFKTRLCCVDERFARDPTYLFFAQFVTEIYQATSSMSIQLRKGKPFTRDGRRITNAMLQDKRQVEKLVRSKDAVRFMTPLRGTPAYWERTTKDLFAMIRQLGTPTFFCTFSAAEMRWEEVITAIKAQQGEVVNFAGLDWATKCEILRGNPVTTMRMFDKRVEALFRDLILSPAQPIGEVVDYFYRLEFQHRGSPHIHCLIWVKGAPVFEESSDKAICDFVSRYISAELPDPQKEPELYKKVTEVQMHSKSHSKTCVKHQGANCRFGFPKQPCHETMIIRPAPVDDDNRDRHAENRSAANAKLVPVLNLLNEPETSSMTLPQLLAKCELTGDDFVNCLHLTASSSSVVLKREPKDCWVNYYNRHLLLAWDGNLDIQYILNAYSCIAYICSYISKAEHGLSQYLKSVIENSRNENVNENDEMKQIMQAYSKKREVSAQECVARACGLHMKQSSRMVVFVQTSDNALKMSYPLSLLEGKTQDSHEVWMTGLPDKYKCRPQTEEFEVMCLADFASRCRIVYGKQVKGKNVLRLLNDMGFVQKRTEKPAVIKYCKFSEQKNPEEYHRTLLKLYLPHRADCQLKSERFPTSQLFHEHACVQLPYADHVERVSEIVKRNRKTYEGHSGDIEDAIRELEESGLNVNEWCHLAPESELQRLECIEEINARDDPTENAEENVPDYNVRSATRETAIVAEPAAIDPTVLRSMYRNLNRKQASVFYKVRDWCVKRVCSSKPIEQFFYYVNGGAGTGKSHLIKCIHAEATKILLRLPRLAEEADICKQTVVLAAFTGTAAFNISGTTLHSLLKLPRSLRPPYQGLGNKLDEVRAELSIAEILIIDEISMVSKDLFAYVSTRLKQIKGIDLPFGGMSVLAVGDFFQLPPKNDAAFAEVLNRLRVKDRSRELSEPDASLLATRQEERMQNTGVVRRQFPVKLAFACTIHKKRTSEDLRPPAWKAIPCFTGIEVILIQPVPTWRQNSVAA